The Gossypium hirsutum isolate 1008001.06 chromosome D03, Gossypium_hirsutum_v2.1, whole genome shotgun sequence genomic interval tctctagaggactcaagagaccttgctagcatctctttgactgagctaatcaacaccttttatgctcaggaacaaagaaGAGCTAGCAGAGCTGAAGATCACCAAGAAGGTGCATTTCAAGCCAAGGCCAGAGAAACCTCGAGCACTAATGCTCAAAGAGGCAAAAGGCCctggaaaaacaggcctaagcctgatgctgcaaggagcaatgaccagccctgcagatattgcaagaagcctggccatccagaagacagatgctggtttaggccagatgcagtatgccaacactgcaagaagaagggccatgttgaaagggtctgcaaaaacagaagtaagccaaggcagaatcaatttcagcagtcaaaggttgaagctcgagtagctgaggacagtagtgacCAAGAAGAACAGGTCTTTGCTGTTTCCTGTGTAGCTTCTGAAAAGAAATGCTCTAAAAGCTGGTTGCtagacagtggttgcactaaccacatgtcaccagatgccaccttgtttaaaaccttggacaaaagttataaaaccaaggtcaaggttggaaatggtcagtttataagggctgaaggaagaggagaagtgctgatatgtactcccacaggcaacaagatcattccaaatgtgctgttggtaccacagattgacagaaaccttctcagcatagctcaactgctcgagaaaggttattctgttgtgttcaaggatAAACAATGCCATAttactgatccaagtggatcaagtcttatgacagtcacaatgactgataaatgctttgaggttcactgggcaaatgactcaaactcagcatacacagcctctgttgaagactccaagctttggcatcaaatgcttggacatgccaacttcagatcaatggctcgattggccaaagagggcttggcagagaacttcatcagctcagtggagcatgatgatgtgtgtgaagtttgccaaatggggaaacaggcaagactgccatttcctacaaattcaacctggagagctactgaaagactgcagctggtgcactctgatgtatgtggcccgatgaggactgaatcactcagcaaaaacaggtatttcatcctctttattgatgaccttacaaggttttgctggattttctttttaaaacacaagtctgaggtagctcaagtgtttgtgaagtttaaaaatgctgtagaaacagaaacaggttgcaagctgaaatcgataaggactgataatggcactgagtacacttcagctcagtttcaagccatttgcaatgatgctggtatcaaacatcagcttacaaatgtctacacacctcagcagaatggggtagttgaaagaaagaatagaagtctgatggatatggccagatgtctgctgtttgagaagaaactgcccaagaccatgtgggctgaggcagtaaacactgctgcttaccttcagaacaggcttcctactaaagctcttgcatccgagacacctttcgaggcttggtCTGGTTTCAAACCTTCCTTGGCAcatctgaaggtgtttggttgcctgtgttatgcacaaataccagcagcaaagagagacaagctctctaaaagggctcaaccaggagttctagtaggctacagctcagtcaagaagggctacagggttctggatcccttgataaacaaagtccaagtgagcaaagatgtcatctttgatgaaaaagcctactggaattgggagaaaaatgagccagaagcagtttcagaaaacctagtgcctaatcaagctgaacttgagcagctagaacctgaaatggatgttgatgatgtgcctgtgagaggcacaaggccccttgatgatatttatgaaagggcacaggttgcaatagcagaacctagcagttttgaagaggctgaggcagatGAAGGCTGGAAACTAGCTATGGTcaatgaaatcaacatgattgaaAAGAACCAGACATGGGAACTTGTTGATAAACCTGCTGGAAAGAAGACCattggagtaaaatgggtctatcgagtaaaacagaatgcagatggcagtctgaacaagctaaaagccaggcttgttgtcaaaggatttagccaaaggtatggtctggactatctggagacatttgcaccagtagccaggcttgacacagttagaatgatagttgccttggctgctcaacatcagtggaccattcatcaacttgatgttaagtctGCATTTCTCAATGGCTTCCTGGAAGAAGAGATCTACATCGAGCAGCCTCAAGGATTTGTGATCACTGGCAAAGAACACATGGTGTACAGACTGAAAAAGGCTTtatatggcctgaaacaggctcctcgagcctggtatgctcgaattgactctTACTTGCTCAGTTTGGAATTTGAGAGAAGTCCCAGTGAACCAACACTGTATGTGAAGAAGAACCAAGCTCAAACTCAGCTTATTCTgtcactctatgttgatgatctacTGATAACTGGAGGAGATGGAAGAATGCtggaagatttcaaaagaaaaatgaaggaaatgtttgaaatgtctgatttagGCAGAATGAACTACTTCCTTGGAATGGAAGTGAACCAAACAGAAAAAGGAATCTTTCTTTGTCAAAGTTCTTTTACTATGAAGATCCTGGATAAGTTCTCTATGAAGAACTGCAAGCCAACAAGCACACCAATGGCTGTTGGAGTGAAGCTTTCAAGGCAAGGAAGTGGTGAACCAATTTGTGAGACCATGTACAAGAGTCTCATTGGCAGTCTGTTGTATTTGACTGCCACAAGGCCCGATATCATGTTTGCTGTTAGTATGCTATCAAGATACATGAATTGCTGCAATGATCAGCACTTTCGAGCAGCTAAAAGAGTGCTGAGATACATCAAAGGCACCATTGGTCATGGTGTATTGTTCAAAAGGGCTGAAAGCATGAAGCTAATAGGCTAtgttgatagtgactgggctggatcAAGTGATGACATGAGAAGCACATCCGGTTATGCATTCAGTCTTGGCTcaggcatgttttgctggagttctaaGAAACAAAGTCTGGTGGCACAATCAAcagcagaagctgaatatgttgctgctgcatctgctgtgaaccaagccatatggcttagaaaaatcttgactgatttaaaccaaaaccaaaaggaggcaacagagatttattgtgacaacaaatctgctgttgcaattgcaaaaaatCCCATTTTTCATGGCAGAACCAAGCACTTCAATATTAAGTTGCATGTTAtaagggagatggaacaagctcATGAAATCGAGCTGATTCATTGCAACTCAGAAGTGCAAattgctgatatcttcacaaaggcactcaatgtgtctaaatttgttaaattcaaaaggGAATTAGGTGTTACTAGCATGgaaactaaggaggagtgttaagtttagttcccatgcaaaggtggccatgcacgacATGCAAAGGTGGTCAAGCTTCTGGAATCGCAGCAAGCAGTGGAGCCATGGTGTGCAGCAACTGAAGTTTGAAGCTGccaatctatttgctgttttagtttcatttcgttttctttttgtaatctagttcatgttgaactaagtaggtaaatgttttgatattgattgactgaaaagtcagcaatgcaagttgtacaagctaatcttgtaagtttcaatgcaaattagtggagttaggtagttgattaggtgattacttgtttgatttactagttgactgatatatgtaatggcttaatgccttgttgatgtgttaatgaaagttatcagctcattttcattcaatcttttctctctttttctgttTTTCACTTGCTAGCTTCATCTTTCTGTTGTTGCTTCCGAGTTTGCTTCTTCACCAAGCCTCGAGGCTTACTACTCAAGCAAGGCTAGAAACAGCttgctgctgcctcttgcaccaacaagaTTAGCTTATTGACTTCACTCGAACCACAGCTTCTTAAATTCTAGTAACCAAATTTAGTTATTAGATTGAAGCAAACTATGGAAGCTTAAATTTCAACTCAAACTTATCATATTTCTCTCGAGGATATTAAATTTTAGCTTAAACTTATCATCTTTCTCTCAAGAATATGCAACAATTGTCTCCTCACATGAAACAAGCTAAAACAAAAAGGCATCGACATTCAAATGAATATGCCCTTCGTCACACAAGATTGGAAAATGTTGAgcatttattcaaatattatcAATTTGCTAGAGCAATTTGATCTAGTTTTGCCTTTAACTATAAGTGTCAACATGTTTCAACATAAACCTTTCAGCATTAGATTCAGAAATGGGTTGTATGAGATAATCTGGAAGAAGAAAATGGTGAACAATTTTAAATGCAACACTGCCCTTTATATTTAGAAACAAAGGAACATAGCCATTTTTCAAGGAACAACACCAAGTCCAATCACGATCCCTGGTCAAGAAAATGTATACATGGAAACCCTTATTCAAGTGAATAACTTGAGAATTGTTTAGCAAGAAAAGGTCAAGATAGTGAATAGAATTAGACTACCAACTTAGGAATGATACAAGTTGCAAATAGTATTGAATTACATCTAAGAGCAACAATTAAGAGTATTGAAACAAGTTTTCAAAGTGGCCTGCTAAGTGCTAACGACAAAGGTCACTATGGCGAACACTATAACAAGTAGTCACTTGCCATGTTGGAAGTtgaaaattctttaattaaaatcTTTGGACTTCAAATAATGCTAGACAATTCTTTAAACAAAATCTTTGGACTTCGAATAATGCTAGTACTATGGAAGTATGAAAGCTCATCTACGAAAGCTCATCTATAAAGATCAATCTATTTGAAATAACTTATCTTAAAGATTAGATTGGATCAAATCAAGCAATTAAATCTCTTAGATTATGAAGATTGGATCTGGATAACATTAAAAACATCTCAAAtgatctattttatattgatctttattattatattgtatatgtTATTTTAGATGGTAATAAGAGATTGATTGTGATTGAtctagtatgttagcaagttTTGAAACTCTTATATATTTGAGAGATTTGTATAGGTTTTGTACTACGTATTAAGAGCACTTATCTGTTCATtgtaaaatgtatttttttagtgCATTTGAGAGAGTAAAATAAGTTTTGTTGCTTGGTTTAATGCCTAAGTTCTCAGGGGAAGAACTTAGTGGTGAGTAATCTAAATCTTTATGTACAAAAGTAAGACTGCTATACTGGAGTGTGATAGGACTTGAACCACTTGTTGTATTGGGTTAAAGGATAGTGAATTTACTCAGTGAACTAGGCTCTATAAATGTAAGAACATAAAACTGTGTAAACAATCTTGTGTGTTCTTGTTCTTGTTGCAATGTCACCTTCAATGAGCATTGCGGTCATCATTTCTATTCAAGcacattatttttttttactaagcAATCATCAATTTTATGTTTCAAAACAAAGGAATAGAAGTAACTCTAAAATTAAAGTAACAACACTCGTTAAAGACCATTTCGTGCAAAACTTTATTATATTGAAAGGGAAGATATTACACTGACCAATAGAAATTGCAAATTAACTTTGTTGAATTTTGATTGAGTGTGAATAAGCTATATATGATCAAATTTCGTAGTCCCAAAGTTCTTCAAGGGTCTTGTATGGGCTTGTTGTATTATTAACAAGAAAGTCGCCTCTCATGATCTTCCTCTCCTGCAACTGCTCAATCTCAATCAAATCTTCATCATCCAATTTCAGGTCCAAGGATCCCATGTTTTCCCTTAATCTATCCGGATTGAAACTCTTCACAATCACGCTTGCTCCCCTCGTTAATCCCCATTTTAAAGCAACCTTCCATTCatcattaaattatatttatacgtTACCCACCGGCCAAGTTGGTGATAATAGGGTCAATCAAGCTATACAGAAAGGAGAAGTACCTGAGCTGGAGTTGCTTTATGTTTGAGAGCAATGGAGTTGATGAGTGGATTTTTAACCACAGCGGTGGATCCCCATGCATTCCCAGGTCCTCCTAGTGGTGAATAACCACTCACATGGATGTCGTGCTTGCCACATATTTCCCGAAGTTTTCTTTGCCTCCACATTGGATGCATTTCCACCTTCACCCACACCATCCAAATTCATCACTACTGATTGCTATCAGCATTTTATTCATGCaccatcacatatatatatgtgtgtatatatacataaatatattctCTACCAATCTTAAAACAATTGAAAGCTTCATTTAGCAAATGTTTTTCTTCCTATTTATTTATTGCCTTTCGGCTTTCGtttttcatatgtatatattaacGGCTGATAATGTGATATTTGAatcattattttatgattttggttCTTTTcatcacacacacatatatatacctgATTAACAGCTGGAGGAACAGAAGCAAAATCTAACAAATGTTCAATCTTCTTGGTGGAGAAATTGCTGACACCAATACATCTACACAACCCCCTATCTAAGCATTTCTGCATCCCTTCCCATGTGGTCTCCATGTCCAACTGCTTTTCAAAGTCTTCTTCCTTTGGCACAGCATTGCAAGCCCAAGGCTTCAGTTTTATTGGCCAGTGCACCAAATACATGTCTATATACTCCATCCCCAGGTTCCTACAATATCATACAACAATTGAAATGTATTACTAGTACGaataaaaattcagaatttcccTACTCGTTTATATATACATGCATGATACAACATAAAAGTTCAAATCCAAGCTGATTCCTTAAGAGTACTGCTAGTTAGCAACAACTTGTAATAGCTATGGAGTCTTTTATTTGACACCGATAAATGATAAAACTACCATCGGGTATATCTTTCAGTTTTATCatgttttcttttctgtttttttttccagttaaataattttaatttctatagcTAGCTTTTGGGCACTGGTTGGATCGTTTGCATATAGTTTTAGTACATAATATTAACCTTAGGGTGTGTTGGAGTGCGGAAACAGGATCATGGTGATCACAGCTCCAGAGTTTAGATGTGAGAAAAACATCTTCCCTTGGGATGATTTGATCCTCAATTGCCTTTCTTAAAGCATTTCCAACAGC includes:
- the LOC107950824 gene encoding NADPH-dependent aldo-keto reductase, chloroplastic, translating into MRKDEVRLNCGITIPVIGLGTYSSNNDRVTTEKAVHLALKMGYRHFDTAKIYGSEGAVGNALRKAIEDQIIPREDVFLTSKLWSCDHHDPVSALQHTLRNLGMEYIDMYLVHWPIKLKPWACNAVPKEEDFEKQLDMETTWEGMQKCLDRGLCRCIGVSNFSTKKIEHLLDFASVPPAVNQVEMHPMWRQRKLREICGKHDIHVSGYSPLGGPGNAWGSTAVVKNPLINSIALKHKATPAQVALKWGLTRGASVIVKSFNPDRLRENMGSLDLKLDDEDLIEIEQLQERKIMRGDFLVNNTTSPYKTLEELWDYEI